In Alkalihalobacillus sp. FSL W8-0930, a single window of DNA contains:
- a CDS encoding DNA translocase FtsK codes for MEPLNRFQKWIQQTFFGSEHDGETDKKETIEPTSNKVERKSSYSSYQEPMDHTPRITYQYAKSRGIRFPEEMEEQAKEMMNDRKVDETKWEKKFGTETSEQKRSERIQYSHQVEKLEERKERVKFNNPDFKPTSIPSPIHGFRKVTPSQRTQLTLHNSEDAPHLTQGSWLRERQEHNKRLEDSVFEKLRRPVPPLSEWNHKPDQPEPVEEEGYHVVPIETVPDEQESTVETQLENDAMESSSDLKDEFELIENQVSQEDNFSQNDQADEIDTSTEINHEIEVLPMPEVEIVESSGDQQDEYQEDEVEVVVEEPVVEDNVSTYENTLTSAQTEEVEPEVEAEIMEPEPVETKAIKTEDEQVKPKAKGKPSIPFNVLMMPKDKQVQPAQQMKQDSNDSYQKPGIQLLRYPEAKRATDTEWLQEQATLLEETLQSFHVDAKVVHTTMGPSVTRYEIQPARGVKVNKVTNLSDDIKMALSAKEIRIEAPIPGKNTIGIEVPNLHSEAVWLREILRRDVFIKPDSPMTVALGLDISGQPIVTDLRKMPHGLVAGATGSGKSVCINSILISLLYKASPDEVKLLLVDPKMVELAPYNDVPHLVAPVITDAKQATIALKWVVGEMEHRYEQFSQKGVRDVGRYNELYSENPNKPAMPYILVVIDELADLMMVAPQDVEDSICRIAQKARACGIHLLVATQRPSVDVITGLIKANIPTRIAFSVSSQTDSRTILDMNGAERLLGRGDMLFNENGSPKPVRVQGTFVTDEEIEDVIAHVKKQRKPEFLLDTEQMQKTVEQTEQEDELFEEACYHVINQGNASASNLQRRFRIGYNRAARLIDMLEAKGVITGAMGSKPRQVLIDEMSVDKVLGYTD; via the coding sequence GTGGAACCATTGAACCGTTTTCAAAAATGGATCCAACAAACATTCTTTGGATCAGAGCATGATGGAGAGACAGATAAAAAGGAAACAATTGAACCAACATCTAACAAAGTTGAACGGAAATCCAGTTATTCTTCATATCAAGAACCAATGGATCATACCCCTCGGATTACGTATCAATATGCAAAATCTCGTGGGATAAGGTTTCCAGAAGAGATGGAAGAACAGGCTAAGGAAATGATGAACGATCGAAAAGTCGATGAGACAAAGTGGGAAAAGAAATTCGGAACCGAAACATCCGAACAAAAGCGATCAGAACGGATTCAATACTCTCATCAGGTAGAAAAGTTGGAGGAGAGGAAAGAGCGGGTTAAATTTAATAACCCTGATTTTAAGCCAACCTCGATCCCGTCTCCTATTCACGGGTTCAGGAAAGTGACTCCCAGCCAGCGAACACAGTTAACCTTACATAATTCTGAAGACGCACCTCACTTAACTCAAGGCTCGTGGTTAAGAGAACGGCAAGAGCATAATAAACGACTAGAGGATTCAGTATTTGAGAAGCTGCGAAGACCTGTACCGCCTTTATCTGAATGGAATCATAAGCCTGATCAACCAGAACCAGTTGAAGAAGAAGGGTATCATGTGGTTCCGATAGAAACCGTTCCAGATGAACAAGAATCAACTGTTGAAACTCAACTAGAGAATGATGCAATGGAGTCTAGTTCAGATTTAAAAGATGAATTCGAGCTAATTGAAAACCAGGTGTCTCAGGAAGATAACTTCAGTCAGAATGATCAAGCGGACGAGATAGATACGTCCACTGAAATCAATCATGAGATCGAAGTATTGCCTATGCCTGAGGTTGAAATAGTCGAGTCTTCCGGGGACCAACAAGACGAATACCAAGAAGATGAGGTAGAGGTCGTTGTGGAAGAACCTGTCGTCGAAGACAATGTCTCTACTTACGAGAACACATTAACATCAGCTCAAACGGAAGAGGTTGAACCTGAAGTAGAGGCAGAGATAATGGAGCCTGAGCCAGTAGAAACCAAGGCTATAAAAACGGAAGACGAGCAAGTGAAGCCAAAAGCCAAAGGAAAACCCTCAATCCCTTTTAATGTGTTAATGATGCCTAAGGATAAACAAGTGCAACCGGCACAGCAAATGAAACAAGATTCAAATGATTCATACCAAAAACCTGGTATCCAGCTACTGCGTTATCCTGAAGCTAAACGAGCAACAGACACGGAATGGCTCCAAGAACAAGCGACGTTACTTGAGGAAACACTTCAAAGCTTTCATGTTGATGCAAAGGTTGTGCACACAACGATGGGTCCATCCGTAACAAGGTATGAAATTCAGCCTGCTAGAGGGGTAAAAGTTAACAAGGTTACCAACCTATCAGATGACATAAAAATGGCCCTTTCAGCTAAAGAAATTAGAATTGAAGCGCCGATTCCTGGTAAGAACACGATCGGGATTGAAGTTCCAAACCTTCACTCTGAAGCCGTTTGGTTACGAGAGATTCTTAGACGTGATGTATTTATCAAACCGGATTCTCCAATGACTGTTGCCTTAGGGTTAGACATATCAGGTCAGCCAATTGTGACAGATCTCCGCAAAATGCCACATGGTTTAGTGGCTGGAGCAACAGGTTCCGGAAAAAGTGTCTGTATTAATTCAATCCTAATCAGTCTCTTATATAAAGCGAGTCCAGATGAGGTAAAACTTCTTCTTGTTGATCCTAAAATGGTGGAGCTGGCTCCATATAATGACGTTCCTCATCTCGTTGCACCGGTTATTACGGATGCAAAACAAGCAACGATTGCCCTGAAATGGGTTGTCGGTGAGATGGAGCACAGATATGAACAATTTAGTCAAAAAGGCGTACGTGATGTAGGCAGATATAATGAGTTATATTCAGAGAACCCAAACAAACCGGCTATGCCTTACATACTGGTTGTGATTGATGAGTTAGCTGATCTTATGATGGTAGCGCCACAAGATGTGGAAGACTCGATCTGTCGTATTGCCCAGAAAGCGCGTGCTTGTGGCATTCACTTATTGGTCGCAACACAACGGCCTTCCGTAGACGTCATTACTGGCTTAATCAAAGCGAACATACCAACGCGAATTGCTTTCTCTGTTTCCTCACAAACCGACTCCAGAACGATTCTTGATATGAATGGAGCCGAGCGCTTACTTGGTCGAGGAGATATGCTTTTTAACGAAAATGGTTCACCAAAACCTGTTCGTGTTCAAGGAACCTTTGTAACGGATGAGGAAATTGAAGATGTCATTGCACATGTGAAAAAGCAAAGAAAGCCAGAGTTTTTGCTGGATACGGAGCAAATGCAAAAAACAGTTGAACAGACGGAGCAGGAAGATGAGCTCTTTGAAGAAGCGTGTTATCATGTGATTAATCAAGGAAACGCTTCGGCATCCAATCTGCAAAGAAGGTTCCGAATTGGGTATAACCGTGCTGCAAGATTAATTGATATGCTTGAAGCTAAGGGTGTTATCACAGGAGCAATGGGTAGTAAACCAAGACAGGTTCTCATTGATGAAATGTCTGTCGATAAAGTTCTTGGATACACTGACTAA
- the ytpR gene encoding YtpR family tRNA-binding protein: MNVFYNLKGIGDTLLISLSNNEVVEQSYERTGNIARIYDTQTNKTIGYNVFNASSYGVINDSGVVELTDSTKSLITSAFSKEGMTISFDGSDQPTFVVGYVTSKEKHPNADKLGICQVDVGKETLQIVCGAPNVEAGQKVVVALVGAVMPSGLQIKQASLRGVESNGMICSAKELNLPDAPEEKGILVLDDSYEAGQPFTR, from the coding sequence ATGAACGTATTTTATAATCTTAAAGGGATAGGCGATACATTGCTCATTTCCCTTTCAAATAACGAAGTAGTAGAGCAATCTTATGAACGTACTGGAAATATTGCGAGAATTTATGACACGCAAACAAACAAAACAATTGGATATAACGTGTTTAACGCGTCTTCTTATGGGGTAATAAATGATTCGGGAGTTGTTGAATTAACTGATTCAACAAAGTCATTGATAACGAGTGCGTTTTCAAAAGAAGGAATGACTATTTCATTTGATGGGTCAGATCAGCCAACGTTTGTTGTTGGGTATGTGACGTCTAAGGAAAAGCACCCTAACGCAGATAAGCTAGGAATTTGCCAAGTCGATGTAGGTAAGGAAACCTTACAAATCGTCTGCGGAGCACCTAATGTAGAAGCAGGCCAGAAGGTAGTTGTTGCCTTAGTAGGAGCAGTAATGCCAAGTGGTCTACAAATCAAACAAGCATCATTGCGTGGCGTAGAGTCGAATGGAATGATTTGTTCAGCCAAAGAGCTTAACCTTCCAGATGCGCCTGAAGAAAAAGGCATTCTCGTCCTTGACGACTCTTATGAAGCGGGTCAACCGTTTACAAGATAA
- a CDS encoding DUF1444 domain-containing protein, which translates to MNMQEFRKKIEAQLEHPEWNIKYNQKEATLRIEDTITNKGVTLSLRPLLAKWEREEYAGVDEAVRYVKVGLESMRQQVNLKGNESSIYPVIRAASFPEESKDGKKLVFHEHTAETRVYYALDLGQSYTLIDHSLLEQSGMTPESLKEMALFNLRSLPQSFKQQEVAGNTFYFMNAKDGYEASRILDPSLIEEMGKKVQGELGIAIPHQDALFFVDLVNDTGYDVMAQTTLTFFGQGRVPVTALPFLMGDNGIEPVFIMAQKKPKGPSN; encoded by the coding sequence ATGAATATGCAGGAATTTAGAAAGAAGATTGAAGCTCAGCTTGAGCATCCAGAATGGAACATTAAATACAATCAAAAAGAAGCTACACTTAGAATAGAAGATACGATCACGAACAAAGGAGTCACTCTTTCACTTCGTCCGTTGCTAGCAAAATGGGAAAGAGAAGAGTATGCAGGTGTAGATGAAGCGGTTCGGTATGTAAAGGTTGGACTTGAATCAATGCGTCAACAAGTTAATCTAAAGGGGAACGAGTCCAGCATTTATCCAGTGATTCGTGCAGCTTCATTTCCTGAGGAATCAAAAGATGGTAAAAAGCTTGTTTTCCATGAGCATACGGCTGAAACTAGAGTGTACTATGCGCTTGATTTAGGACAATCTTACACATTGATTGATCACTCTCTATTAGAACAAAGTGGAATGACACCAGAATCCTTAAAGGAGATGGCTTTATTTAATTTGCGATCACTACCGCAGTCCTTTAAACAACAGGAGGTAGCTGGAAATACCTTTTACTTTATGAATGCAAAGGATGGGTATGAAGCGAGCCGAATTCTTGACCCTTCTCTGATTGAAGAAATGGGTAAAAAGGTGCAAGGCGAATTAGGTATTGCGATTCCACATCAAGACGCGTTGTTTTTCGTCGATCTTGTAAATGATACAGGGTACGATGTAATGGCACAAACGACTTTGACCTTTTTTGGACAAGGCAGAGTACCAGTCACAGCCCTTCCATTTTTGATGGGGGACAATGGCATTGAACCTGTGTTTATTATGGCACAAAAAAAACCTAAAGGCCCATCAAACTAA
- a CDS encoding thioredoxin family protein, translated as MEHVKDLEHFKKISESETAVFMFSADWCPDCRVIEPFLPRVEADFPTFNFYYVDRDQFIDLCGELSIFGIPSFLAYANGQEVHRFVSKDRKTQEEIEQFLTEAEAKSV; from the coding sequence ATGGAACATGTAAAAGACTTAGAGCATTTTAAAAAAATAAGCGAGAGCGAAACGGCAGTATTTATGTTTTCAGCAGATTGGTGCCCGGACTGTCGAGTGATTGAGCCGTTTCTTCCACGAGTAGAAGCTGACTTTCCAACATTCAATTTCTATTATGTAGACCGCGATCAATTCATTGATCTATGTGGAGAGCTTAGCATTTTTGGTATTCCAAGCTTCTTAGCCTATGCAAACGGACAAGAAGTTCACCGATTTGTAAGTAAAGATCGCAAAACACAAGAAGAGATTGAACAATTCTTAACCGAAGCTGAAGCGAAAAGCGTGTAA
- a CDS encoding PTS sugar transporter subunit IIC yields the protein MNAFLKKKGVRLHWRVYFIDAMGQMAIGFFATLIIGLILSTAGEQFGVDSLIRIGDLAMSLMGPAIGAAIALGLKAPRLVVLSAVVAGAAGAEFGGVSGSFVASVIAVELGKLISGETKMDIILVPFVTVISGYLVGFFAGPGVQTTMTTLGNAIMWAGEQQPLIMCIVVATVMGLVITGPTSSAALGMVLELEGPIAGAATIGCAAQMIGFAVSGFRDNRFSGLIPLGLGTSMLLLPKVIQKPIIIIPPLIAGAILAPIGVIVFGITNIPAGAGMGTSGLVGPIMTFRDMGFHSSSIIAVLIFYFIAPAFLSLLFSELMRKMGYIRDGDMKIYTLSKES from the coding sequence GTGAACGCTTTTTTAAAGAAAAAAGGGGTAAGGCTTCATTGGCGAGTTTATTTTATAGATGCGATGGGGCAAATGGCTATTGGTTTTTTTGCAACACTAATTATTGGACTCATTCTAAGTACAGCAGGTGAACAGTTCGGAGTAGATAGTCTCATACGTATTGGAGATTTAGCAATGTCGCTAATGGGGCCGGCCATTGGGGCTGCCATAGCTCTTGGACTAAAGGCGCCAAGGCTCGTTGTACTTTCTGCTGTGGTGGCAGGAGCGGCAGGAGCGGAGTTTGGGGGCGTGTCTGGGAGTTTTGTTGCCTCTGTTATTGCGGTTGAACTTGGAAAACTGATTAGTGGTGAAACAAAAATGGATATTATTCTTGTTCCCTTTGTAACAGTAATTAGCGGATATTTGGTTGGTTTTTTTGCAGGACCAGGTGTTCAAACAACAATGACTACATTAGGAAATGCGATAATGTGGGCAGGTGAACAACAACCACTTATTATGTGCATTGTGGTAGCGACTGTCATGGGGCTTGTTATAACAGGTCCGACTTCAAGTGCTGCCCTTGGAATGGTATTAGAGCTTGAAGGACCAATTGCTGGAGCTGCAACAATAGGCTGTGCAGCCCAAATGATCGGTTTTGCTGTCAGTGGATTCAGAGATAACCGTTTTTCGGGATTGATTCCATTAGGACTCGGGACCTCGATGCTACTCCTTCCGAAAGTCATTCAAAAGCCGATTATTATCATACCACCTCTTATAGCCGGCGCCATTTTAGCACCAATCGGAGTCATTGTATTTGGGATAACAAATATTCCTGCGGGAGCCGGGATGGGCACAAGTGGATTAGTTGGACCGATTATGACGTTTCGAGATATGGGCTTTCATTCTTCGAGTATAATCGCAGTTTTAATCTTTTATTTTATAGCTCCAGCATTTCTTAGTTTACTTTTCTCGGAATTGATGAGGAAAATGGGTTATATTAGAGATGGAGATATGAAAATCTACACTTTATCTAAAGAAAGCTGA
- a CDS encoding YtoQ family protein, producing the protein MELNVYLAGEIHSSWRETIKQLASDLPITFYHPMEHHDRSDNIGEEIMGEQPNAVLKDEAASSINNLRTQVLLQKSDVVVALFSETYRQWNTAMDASTAVALGKPLILIRPEKLHHALKELSNKAQVVVETPEQAISALSYIFEKE; encoded by the coding sequence ATGGAATTAAACGTATACCTTGCCGGAGAAATTCATAGCTCATGGAGAGAAACCATTAAACAGTTGGCATCCGACCTACCGATTACGTTTTATCATCCAATGGAACATCATGATCGTTCTGATAACATCGGTGAAGAAATTATGGGTGAACAACCAAACGCTGTGTTAAAAGATGAAGCCGCTTCTAGCATAAACAATTTACGAACACAGGTCCTTCTTCAGAAATCTGATGTAGTGGTTGCGCTATTCAGTGAAACCTATCGCCAATGGAATACGGCAATGGATGCTTCTACAGCAGTTGCATTAGGTAAACCACTCATCTTAATCCGCCCAGAAAAGCTTCATCATGCGCTGAAGGAGTTATCGAACAAAGCACAAGTTGTTGTAGAAACACCAGAACAAGCAATCTCTGCTCTTTCGTATATATTTGAAAAAGAATAA
- a CDS encoding DUF84 family protein, translated as MSLEGTTPFIVAIGTKNPAKVHAVKETLLSEPLSFVSTEVPSGVSCQPFSDDETRLGALNRAKAALLEAEADLAIGLEGGVSETETGALMLCNWGVLVDKKGKTWEASGLKIPVPTEVSDELLKGQELGTIMNERAKEEGTNTREGAVGAFTLNWITRKEMFSHIVKALYGQYLVEQQTK; from the coding sequence ATGAGTTTGGAGGGCACAACCCCATTCATTGTTGCCATCGGGACAAAGAATCCAGCAAAGGTTCACGCGGTAAAAGAGACGTTATTAAGTGAGCCACTCTCCTTTGTTTCAACAGAGGTTCCTTCAGGTGTGAGTTGCCAGCCTTTCTCTGACGACGAAACAAGACTCGGTGCACTAAATCGTGCAAAAGCAGCACTGCTTGAAGCTGAAGCAGACTTAGCGATCGGACTTGAAGGTGGAGTTAGTGAAACGGAAACTGGCGCTTTAATGTTATGCAATTGGGGAGTTCTTGTCGATAAAAAAGGGAAGACATGGGAAGCAAGTGGACTAAAAATTCCTGTTCCGACAGAAGTTAGTGATGAGCTGTTAAAGGGTCAAGAGCTCGGTACAATTATGAATGAGCGTGCGAAAGAGGAAGGAACGAATACAAGAGAAGGAGCAGTCGGTGCCTTTACATTAAACTGGATCACGCGTAAAGAGATGTTCAGTCACATTGTAAAAGCCCTATACGGCCAGTATCTTGTAGAGCAACAAACTAAATAA
- a CDS encoding M42 family metallopeptidase yields MNQETLSLFKTLTELQGASGFEHEVRHFVRGELSKYTEEIVQDRLGSIFGVKRGNVEGPTVMVAGHMDEVGFMVTSINDKGLVKFQTLGGWWSQVLLAQRVQIMTDQGPIIGVIGSTPPHLLEESQRNKPMPLKQMYIDIGADDKEEAIKLGVMPGQQIVPVSEFTPLANPKKILAKAWDNRYGVGLAIELLKELQGEEIPNILYSGATVQEEVGLRGAQTAAQMINPDLFYALDASPANDATGGADAFGRLGKGALLRIFDRTMITHKGMREFILDTAESNNIPYQYFISPGGTDAGRVHLVNQGVPSAVVGICSRYIHTSGSIIHVDDYAAAKELLIKLVKTSDKSMFESLIGHSL; encoded by the coding sequence ATGAATCAAGAAACGTTATCTTTATTTAAAACGTTAACAGAACTCCAAGGAGCATCTGGATTTGAACATGAAGTACGTCATTTTGTTCGCGGTGAGTTATCAAAGTACACAGAAGAAATTGTACAAGACCGTTTAGGTAGTATTTTTGGGGTGAAACGAGGAAACGTGGAAGGTCCAACTGTAATGGTTGCAGGACATATGGATGAAGTTGGATTTATGGTCACATCAATCAACGACAAGGGACTTGTAAAGTTTCAAACCCTTGGTGGATGGTGGAGCCAGGTGTTGCTCGCGCAACGCGTTCAAATCATGACCGATCAAGGCCCGATTATCGGTGTAATTGGCTCAACGCCACCTCATTTACTTGAGGAGAGCCAACGTAATAAGCCAATGCCTCTCAAACAAATGTACATTGATATAGGTGCCGACGATAAAGAGGAAGCCATCAAGCTTGGTGTGATGCCAGGTCAACAAATTGTACCTGTTAGTGAATTTACGCCACTTGCAAATCCTAAGAAGATTCTAGCGAAAGCTTGGGACAATCGTTATGGAGTAGGGCTCGCCATTGAGTTATTGAAAGAGCTTCAGGGAGAAGAGATCCCGAATATTCTTTATTCCGGTGCAACCGTTCAAGAGGAAGTTGGTTTGCGCGGAGCACAAACAGCTGCCCAAATGATTAATCCTGATTTGTTCTATGCACTTGATGCAAGTCCTGCCAATGATGCTACAGGTGGAGCTGACGCGTTTGGTCGTTTAGGAAAAGGTGCACTTCTACGTATTTTCGACCGTACGATGATTACACACAAAGGAATGCGTGAGTTTATTTTAGATACGGCTGAATCAAATAACATTCCATACCAATACTTTATTTCTCCAGGTGGCACCGATGCAGGAAGAGTTCATTTAGTTAATCAAGGGGTTCCATCAGCAGTAGTGGGGATTTGCTCACGTTATATCCATACATCAGGCTCCATTATTCATGTAGATGACTATGCAGCAGCGAAGGAACTATTAATTAAATTAGTGAAAACATCGGACAAATCAATGTTCGAATCGCTTATTGGTCATTCTTTATGA
- a CDS encoding PepSY domain-containing protein — translation MKKLSFGLGIGFALGYLLRPTISKERISPEKALKKAKATAATQHTISGSWIHMNPETVERYGLQYEVYRGGMSTSTPDGTVQFEFIVETKNGTLLEFIQS, via the coding sequence TTGAAAAAGCTCTCATTTGGTTTAGGTATTGGGTTTGCTTTGGGATATCTTCTTCGTCCTACTATTTCAAAGGAACGAATTTCCCCAGAAAAGGCCTTAAAGAAAGCAAAAGCTACAGCTGCGACACAGCATACGATCAGCGGATCATGGATTCACATGAACCCTGAAACAGTTGAACGTTATGGCCTTCAATACGAGGTATATCGAGGTGGAATGTCAACTTCTACTCCGGACGGAACGGTTCAATTTGAGTTTATTGTTGAAACGAAAAACGGCACACTGTTAGAATTTATTCAGTCCTAA
- the trmB gene encoding tRNA (guanosine(46)-N7)-methyltransferase TrmB, with protein sequence MRLRHKPWASEELKKRDHIVIQNPKEMAGNWKKTFGDYDEIHVEVGTGKGKFLTGMGELHPNILYIGVEKYQSVLYTAMERVEEAGLENVKLLSQDVSDLQEFFAPGEVDRFYINFTDPWPKSRHEKRRLTYKSFLALYENLLIKQGEIHFKTDNQGLFEYSLHSFSLYGMILNQVSLNLHESGIEGNVMTEYEEKFSKKQMRIYRCEAKFRN encoded by the coding sequence ATGAGATTAAGACATAAGCCGTGGGCATCTGAAGAACTGAAAAAACGAGACCACATTGTGATTCAGAATCCAAAGGAAATGGCCGGTAATTGGAAAAAAACCTTTGGTGATTATGATGAAATTCATGTTGAAGTTGGAACCGGAAAAGGGAAGTTCTTAACAGGGATGGGAGAACTTCATCCGAATATTTTATATATTGGTGTAGAAAAATATCAGAGTGTTTTATATACGGCAATGGAGCGTGTGGAAGAAGCTGGGCTTGAGAACGTGAAGCTACTTAGCCAAGACGTTTCTGATTTACAAGAATTCTTTGCTCCTGGAGAAGTCGATCGATTTTACATTAATTTCACGGATCCTTGGCCAAAATCTCGCCATGAAAAAAGAAGACTGACGTATAAATCGTTTTTAGCTTTATATGAGAATCTTTTAATAAAGCAGGGAGAGATTCATTTTAAAACCGATAATCAGGGTTTATTTGAGTATTCTTTGCACAGTTTTTCACTTTATGGAATGATCTTAAATCAAGTGAGCTTGAATCTTCATGAGAGCGGAATTGAAGGAAATGTGATGACCGAGTACGAAGAGAAATTCTCTAAAAAACAAATGCGGATTTATCGGTGCGAAGCAAAGTTCAGAAACTAA
- a CDS encoding YtzH-like family protein, which translates to MTLSNSHKLQLLCDLLQNQSTEQYMTDGEAHQIDRLVQSLSRDPNLDPSLLQTIQQIQEQHQLDNRPFTNDVSEWVTSLSINQTT; encoded by the coding sequence ATGACCCTCTCAAATTCTCATAAATTACAACTATTGTGCGACCTTCTTCAAAATCAATCAACTGAGCAGTATATGACAGATGGAGAAGCTCACCAAATTGATCGACTTGTTCAATCTTTATCAAGAGATCCAAATTTAGACCCGTCCTTGCTGCAAACAATCCAACAGATCCAAGAGCAACACCAGCTTGATAATCGGCCTTTCACAAATGATGTGTCTGAATGGGTAACTTCACTTTCAATAAACCAAACGACATAA
- a CDS encoding phosphotransferase family protein: MEMFLGDGWEVQPAGGATGEAYVARRGDHQVFLKRNSSPFLAVLSAEGIVPKLLWTRRLENGDVITAQRWVEGKELKAYQMQDSQVANLLSTIHGSSELLDMFKRIGNEPLIPEVMLENLRIQTELTGLNIDTIQEGMTYLSREIEKVVNFPSVVCHCDINHNNWMVDDETNNLYLIDWDGAMVADRALDIGLLLYSYIAEQDWEEWLHNYGIQLDQSLRDRMHWYVVAQTITLITWHYERGQPEEAKRFEEYLTTLL; this comes from the coding sequence TTGGAAATGTTTTTAGGAGATGGCTGGGAGGTTCAACCAGCCGGAGGTGCAACAGGAGAAGCATATGTAGCCCGGCGAGGTGACCATCAGGTCTTTTTGAAACGAAATTCATCACCTTTTCTAGCGGTCCTTTCGGCTGAAGGCATAGTCCCAAAGCTGTTATGGACAAGACGTTTAGAGAACGGCGATGTCATTACGGCTCAAAGATGGGTTGAAGGAAAAGAACTTAAGGCCTATCAAATGCAGGATAGCCAGGTGGCCAATCTTCTCTCTACCATTCATGGATCGAGCGAATTACTTGATATGTTTAAGAGGATTGGTAATGAACCTCTCATCCCTGAAGTCATGTTGGAGAATTTGCGTATTCAAACCGAATTAACTGGGTTGAACATAGATACGATTCAAGAAGGAATGACCTACCTCAGTAGGGAAATTGAAAAAGTAGTCAACTTTCCTAGTGTGGTGTGCCATTGTGATATCAACCATAATAATTGGATGGTAGATGACGAAACGAATAATTTGTATCTGATTGATTGGGACGGGGCAATGGTGGCTGACCGAGCGTTAGATATCGGCTTATTATTGTATTCCTATATCGCAGAACAAGATTGGGAAGAATGGTTACATAACTATGGTATCCAGCTTGATCAATCCCTTAGAGATCGGATGCACTGGTATGTTGTTGCTCAAACTATAACGTTGATTACATGGCATTATGAAAGAGGACAACCTGAAGAGGCCAAAAGGTTTGAAGAATACTTGACTACGCTTCTATAA